Below is a window of Planctomycetaceae bacterium DNA.
TCGTGCTGGCGCGAGCGGCGCAATCGCGGCCGAGAGGACCCTGGGGCGCCCTGCTGGCGGCGATGGTACACATGTGGCTGATCGCCGGCAGCGGCGCGGTGGTGGCAGCGGGCTATGGGCAATGGCTTGAGAACATCCCCTGGGGCGTTCCGCACCTGACGCTGCTGGAGGCCCCGCTGGTGGGCAAGGTGCTCCTGCTGCTGCCGATGGTCGCGGCGCTGATGGCCACCTGGGTGGTCAACTACCCCTGCTACCGGCGGTCCCGCATGCTGGCGATGCAATGGACGGACTCGCCCCTGGCGATCTGGTCGCTGGGGCAGTACATCGAGTACAACCTGCGCCACCAGTTGCTGTTCATCCTCGCGCCGGTGGGACTGATCCTGCTGGCCGGCGACACGCTGCAACTGACCCTGACGGCGTATCTGCCGGAGACCACCGTCGCGGCGCTGACGCTGGCCGCCAGCGCAGCCGTCTTCCTGGTGGCCCCGACGCTCATCGTCCATGTCTGGAAGACCGTCCCCCTGCCGGCCGGCCCACTGCGGACCGACCTGGAAACCATGAGCCGACAGCTCCGCCTGACCTACCGCCGCCTGTGCCTGTGGCAGACCGGCGGGGCCATCGCCAACGCTGCCGTCATGGGACTGCTGCGGCCGGTCCGCTACGTGCTCATCAGCGACGCCGTCATCGAACGCATGGACCGCATGCAGGTCCAGGCCGTCTTCGCCCACGAGGCCGGCCACATCCTCAACCACCACATCTTCTACACCGTCGTGTTCATCATCGCCTCGGCCATGCTGGCGACGCTGGGCTCGTCCGCCCTGGCAGACTGGCTCAATGTGAGCGAATGGATCAGCCTGGCGTTTTCCGCCTCGGTCATGGTGGCGATCTGGGTCTTCCTGATGGGCTGGATCAGCCGGCGGTTCGAACGCCAGTGCGACGTGCTGGCCGCCTGGGCCGGCGCCTGCCGCAGCGACGCGAGCCTGGCCGGCGAAGCCGTCGAGGTCTTTGCCCAGGCCCTGCTGAAGATCTCGCGCCTCAACGGCCACGACCCCGCACAATATAATTGGCGCCACGGGTCCATCCAAAGCCGCGTCGACTACCTCCGCGACCTCGCCGCCGCCGGCGGTACGCGGCGACAGATCGACCGACAGGTGCGGGCGATCAAGCTGGCGATACTCGCTCTCGCCGCGGCAGCAGTGGCAATGTCAGTGCTAAGTATATGAATGCCGCCGGCAGAAAATGCCCGGCCGTTACATCGGCCGGGCCGGATAAATAATGACATCCGACTCGAACATTCAACGCGTAGCGATAATCACCGGCGCCTCGTCCGGCATCGGCATGGAGATCGCCCTGGCGTACGCCGCCAAAGGATACGCCGTCGTGCTGGCCGCCCGACGGGCGCGGCGACTGGAGACCATCGCCGAGGCCTGCCGCGCCGCTCACCCGCACGCCCAGGCCATGGTCGCCGCCACCGATGTCGCCGACGAGAGCCAGGTCCGTCATCTCGTGACCGCCGCCCAACAGGCCTTCGGCCGCATCGACGTGATGGTCAACAACGCCGGCTATGGGCACTTCGGTCTCGTCCACGAGATCGACACGCGCGAGCTGCGCGAGATCTTCGACGTGAACTTTTTCGGCGTCTTTTACGGCTGCAAGGCCGTCGCGCCGATCATGATCGCCCAGGGCAGCGGGCACATCTTCAATATCTCCTCCGTGCTGGGCAAGCGCGGCTCGCCGTTCTACGGGGCGTATAGCGCCAGCAAGTTCGCCATCTGCGGGCTGACCGACTCGCTGCGCGTGGAGCTTCGTCCGATGGGCGTTCGCGTCACCAGCGTCTGCCCGGGCCTCATCGAGACTGAGTTTTCCGAGCACGTCGTCAACAGCCCCGACCGCGCGAAGTCCGAGTTCTTCAAGAAGATCCGCCGCATGCCCGCCGCGGTGGCCGCCAGGAAGATCGTCGCCCTGACGGGCAAAAACAGACCCGAGATCGTCCTGACCGCCGGCGGAAAGTTCCTCACCTGCATCGCCGCCCTGAGCCCCCGCCTTACCGACAAGATGATGGCCGTCTATTACCGCGACCAACTCAAGATGGCGGGGATGGATCAGAAGTAGCGCCTGGCGGCGCGCGGCGCCTGCGCACGCGCCCCGGCCGTGGCCGCCCGACGTGGTGCACAAACTCCTAATAATCTGGGTTTGGGTGCTTTTTGGGTGCTTTTGCGGTGCATTTTAGAGGGGGTTGACTGGTGTCGCATTTCTGGTGCGATTTTTGCACCTGGTAAAAGGTTGATCAACGGAACGCGCAGCCCCCGCCGCAGCATGGGCGTCTCGCCCATGCTCCCCGTCTCTGAGGTCAGGGGCACGCACAACGGAGTTGTGCGTGGCACCGTTCCGCCCATGCTCTTACCGCGCGTCGCGGGCGTCCCGCCCGCACGTACCGAAGACATCTTGCCCTCAAACGCCGGCGGCACCTGCCGTTTGGGATCCTTGCTTGACAGGCAACGGGGGCGTATCATCGCAAATAAGAACTAACGCCGGCCGGGAAGGGCGACATGGACTGCACGCACTGTGGCACTCAACTCGAGCCTGGTTTCAAATGGTGTCCCGGCTGTGGCCAATCGACCGCTCCAACGGAACTCGCCGTCCCTGCCGCTCCGCGCCGATTTTCGCGCTGGGTCTTCCTGGCCGTCGCCGCCACGGCTGTCGGCGTCATCGCATTGGTCCTGACACTGACCCGCTCCCCGGTCCCATTGGACTACGGGCCGGCAGAAGCGGCGAACCTTGAACTCACCACCGCGCCCGGCCTTCTGGTTGAGATCCTGCCCTCGGCCAAGTCGCTTGCAAAAACCCGGTTCGAGGCGTTTGATGTGTCGCCCTCGGGCGTGATTATTGTTCGCGTGGACTCAAGGCTCCTCGATATGGCCAGCGGGGAAGAGCTATTCACCACGCCCAATCCGGTGCAATCTTTTGCCTTCGTGGGCGATGCCCTGACCGCTATCGATGCCGACGGCAACCTCGCCTCATTCGAAGAGGGAACCCTTCATCGGATCGGCAAACCGCCCGTGGAGCACGCCAGTCTGGCGCCTGCCAGTGATCACAGCCGGCTCTTCTTCTATCGAAATGAGGAGGGATGGCTTTCCGATTCCCCCGCACTGGCGGCGATGAAACAGTCATCCATCAAGGTGCTGACCGGATCGCCCAACGCGATCACCGCCGTCGGCGGGGACGCGTATCAGACACTCTTCGCGACGAAGAACGCGCTGTTCCAGGTCTTGACGCCCGGCCGCCCGTCCCTGGTCCTGGCCCTTCCAGACCCGACGCAGACGATCCTGGGCGTCGGCATCGCAGGCACCGCCACCTACTTCTCGACCGAACGTGCGGTCTACGCGTATCAGGACGGCATTATCGTTCCGCTCGTGCTCGGCCTGGGGGGCGAGCTTCGCGTGCGCGGCGGCGACGTGTATGTCCTCGATGCCCGCCAGCGCCGCATTTACCGCATCGCCCCGATCAAAGGAGGATCCTCATGAATATGAAGCTGCTCACTGTTCTGGGACTCCTTCTGTTGGCCACTGCCTCCCGCGCAGGTGCGGCCGATGACCCGATACAGACCTGCATGGGCGAACTGCGAAAGGCGATTGAAGCGCTGGGCGAGCCCCGCGCCGGCGAGGTCGCCTCCGAGCGATCTGAATTGATTGTCATCCTGGCCTCCCTCCAGCGCCGGGCGCGCGATGTCGCCGGCGAGCGCGAGGCGATTGAGGCCGACCAGCGACGCCTTGATTTTCACCGTCGCGACCGTGACGACAAATTGCGTCAGATCGACCGCGAGGTGTTTGCCGCTGAACGCGATCACGCCGACCTGAAAAAACGCCGTGCGATACACGAAGCCGACTTGCGAGCCTACACCATCGAATGCGTCGGCGCGCCGGTTCCTGAATCTGAGGTTTCCAAATGCCGCGATTGGGCCCAGCGCATCAAAACTCGGGCCGCACAAGGCAATGCCGAACTCGAGGCAATCCAGGAGCGGTTCGCAGAGCTTGATCGCAGACGCGAGACGATCGCCAAGGATGCCCGTGAAGACAGCCGGCGGACCTGCGAGCTGCAGAAACGCCGCTCGCGCCTGGACCGCGGCGCCGCGGAAATCTTCGGCGAAGCCGTCGTCGCACAGTCTCGGGCGCTGGCCCTGCGACAGATCATCAACTCCCCGTCGCGAACGATCGAATACCAATCGCCCAGCGCCGTCGCCGACAAGGTCGTGACGGGCCTGTTTCAGGGCATGGCCAAGCAAGGCGCCTTGACCGCCCTCGAAGGCCAAACCATGGTCAAAGTGCTGGCGAAGGTTGGACTCAAGGCGGCCCCCGTCGGCGTCGCGTTTACCGTGGCCGATACCTTCGCTGACGTCGCCAATGCCGGCGTGGATCAGCGCGTCAATGAAGTCACCCGGAACCTTTTCCTCGTCGGCGACTATGCTGCCGTGATGAAAACGATGGTCAATCAGAAAGGCAGCGACGCCACGAAGGACCCGGCCTACATTGCCATGCGCCGGGAACTTGAACGATTGCGCAGCGACATGCCCTCCAGCGATCTGGACGTGGTGCTACAGGGCCTGAACAGCGCCGCGGCGCTGGGGGAAGCGTTTGCCTCGCTGGCGGGCGGCTACGCGGCAAAACGCGTGGCGCACACCGGCGCCACTGTTATCCGCCATCTGAACAAAGACGAGCGAAAGATGCTGGGCAAGGGGGGCGTCAACTTTGCTCGTCAGGCCATTAATGCCCTGACGGAAACCGGCGCGGAGGAAACCACCAAAAACGGGTCCAAAGAAATTATTGAGGCCCTCCGCGGCGCGAATCAAACCGGAGGACAACCGTGATGTTCTGTACCCAATGCGGAGCTGAGATCCCCCCTGCCAACAAGTTCTGTGGCGCGTGCGGCACACCTGCGGTCATCCCCGTCAAAAAGGCAGCCGCCATTGCCATACAAGCCCCTGCACCCGCGCAAGCTCCTGCCCCGGCGGGTACTGCAACGCAAGGC
It encodes the following:
- a CDS encoding M48 family metallopeptidase, producing the protein MHMTILLSLMAAVMAAQGEFLPHWPAPSIVTAAAAALYVVGAATLARLANHVVLARAAQSRPRGPWGALLAAMVHMWLIAGSGAVVAAGYGQWLENIPWGVPHLTLLEAPLVGKVLLLLPMVAALMATWVVNYPCYRRSRMLAMQWTDSPLAIWSLGQYIEYNLRHQLLFILAPVGLILLAGDTLQLTLTAYLPETTVAALTLAASAAVFLVAPTLIVHVWKTVPLPAGPLRTDLETMSRQLRLTYRRLCLWQTGGAIANAAVMGLLRPVRYVLISDAVIERMDRMQVQAVFAHEAGHILNHHIFYTVVFIIASAMLATLGSSALADWLNVSEWISLAFSASVMVAIWVFLMGWISRRFERQCDVLAAWAGACRSDASLAGEAVEVFAQALLKISRLNGHDPAQYNWRHGSIQSRVDYLRDLAAAGGTRRQIDRQVRAIKLAILALAAAAVAMSVLSI
- a CDS encoding SDR family oxidoreductase codes for the protein MTSDSNIQRVAIITGASSGIGMEIALAYAAKGYAVVLAARRARRLETIAEACRAAHPHAQAMVAATDVADESQVRHLVTAAQQAFGRIDVMVNNAGYGHFGLVHEIDTRELREIFDVNFFGVFYGCKAVAPIMIAQGSGHIFNISSVLGKRGSPFYGAYSASKFAICGLTDSLRVELRPMGVRVTSVCPGLIETEFSEHVVNSPDRAKSEFFKKIRRMPAAVAARKIVALTGKNRPEIVLTAGGKFLTCIAALSPRLTDKMMAVYYRDQLKMAGMDQK
- a CDS encoding zinc ribbon domain-containing protein yields the protein MDCTHCGTQLEPGFKWCPGCGQSTAPTELAVPAAPRRFSRWVFLAVAATAVGVIALVLTLTRSPVPLDYGPAEAANLELTTAPGLLVEILPSAKSLAKTRFEAFDVSPSGVIIVRVDSRLLDMASGEELFTTPNPVQSFAFVGDALTAIDADGNLASFEEGTLHRIGKPPVEHASLAPASDHSRLFFYRNEEGWLSDSPALAAMKQSSIKVLTGSPNAITAVGGDAYQTLFATKNALFQVLTPGRPSLVLALPDPTQTILGVGIAGTATYFSTERAVYAYQDGIIVPLVLGLGGELRVRGGDVYVLDARQRRIYRIAPIKGGSS